The nucleotide window TTCTTGAACGACGGCGCCGCGAGTTTTTCGATCAGTGCGCGATATCGCTTCGATGTCAGCGCCGCGCACAGCGCAGCATGCTCGATGCTTCTCTGATTGGCGAGCGCCGACACGATTGGCTCGATCGATTTGGCGAGCTCCGGATCGATCTTCTGCGCGCGCTCCTGCACCAGCATCGCCTTGATGTCGCAATCGCGCACCGCGCCCCCCAGTCCGGCGATCCATTTAATTTCGCGCGTAAAGATTCGCACCTGCGCGGCGTACAAAACTTTTTCGAACACCTGCAGTGAAGCGCGCAGCCGCCGCGACGACACCCGCAACTGATGCATCGCCTCGGCTTCGCCCTCGATCGCCGCCGGCTGATTGCTCCGCAGCACCACGAGCCCCGCCGCGATTGCCTTGCGCGCGCATTCGCCCGCCTTTTCAGCCGGCGCCAGCGTCACTTTTCGCGGACGCGAATCGTCGATGCCCGCCTCGGCCATCAGCTATTCCTTGCGCGTCGATGGACCATTCGCGCTCTCAGCCGTGGCTGGCTCCGCCGCTGGCCCGACCGCTGCGCCGCGCAGGTATTCCGCGATATGCCGGCGCAGTTCCGCCTGAACCTCGTCGGCTGGCGCGCGCGCATCAACCGTGATGAAGCCGAACTCGTCTGCCAGCCGCCGATACTCTTCGATCAGCCGGCTCTGGTAGCGCTCGAATGAGTCGAACAGATCGCTGCCGAGCGCGAGATGCATCCCCGATTCCCAGTAGTCCATGCCCTTGCCCATGATCACGCGCGGGATCAGCGTCTCGACGTCGATATCGAGGTAGAGCACCAGGTCGGGCACCAGCGCCATGCCGAACACGTCGCGCGTCCACGCGGGATTCGCGCCCATCACCGTGTTGCGCGCAAACGCGGTGTACATGTAGCGATCCGCGATCACGATAAACCCCGCTTGCAGCGCAGGCAGAATCTCGTGCTCGAGGCGATCGGCAAAATCCGCCGCATAGAGCAGGCTGAAAGTCGTCACCGTCAATTGATGACCCGCCTTCGCTTCGTTGATCGTCTCGGAGAGCAGCGGCGACCGCGTCCATCCGGTGTTGCTGACCGCGTAGCCCTCGAGTTCGAGCCACGGCCGCAGCAACTGGATTTGTGTCGAGCGTCCGACGCCGTCGGTGCCCTCGATCGCGATCAGATGCCCCGGCAGGCGCTTCTTCGCGATGTACGGCAGGCCGTGGCCGTACCAGTTCTTAGCTTGTGGCGGGCGCGATTCCATGATTGCCGCGGGCGCGTTGCCGATCGTAGTCGCGCAGAATTTCCTGCACCATCGTGCGCACGATTTTTTGCTGCGCCGGAATTTCCGCAGTCGCGTCGATCGAACGCATGCCAAATTCAAACGTAAGCTGATCGTAGATCGTTAGCACCCGGCTTTGAAACAGCCGGAAACTCTCGACCGGATCGGTGGACAGTCCCACGTCCATCCCGGCCTCGTGATACTTCAGCTTGGCGCGGCCCGAGAGCAATCGCTCCAGCGACACGTCGATCGGCACCCTGAAGTACAACGTGAGATCGGGTCGCAGCGCGCCGCTGTACACCGCCCGCACCCAGTCGGGATGCACCCCGCGCGCCACGTCGCGCGCAAACGCCGTGTACACGTATCGATCCGCGAGCACGATCATGCCGGCCTTGAGCGGCGGCAAAATCTGGTAGGTAAATCGATCCGCGAAATCCACCGCGTGCAGCAGGCTGAACGTGGTCGGCGTCAGCAGGTTCTTTTTCTTGCCGCGCTGCATCGAGTGGCGCACCAGCCGCGACGAATTCCACTCCGTAAAATGCACCGGATAGCCGCGCGACCGGAGCCATCGTTCGAGCAGCAGCAGTTGCGTCGATTTGCCCGAGCCGTCGATTCCCTCGACCGCGATCAGCCGCCCGGGATACGGATGCGGCGTGTCGAGCAGGCTCTTCGCCGCGGGCTTGGCCTCGGCTGCGGGCGCGCTCGGGTGACCGTTGGCCGACGGCTCGATCGCCGCTATCGCTGCAGCACCACCTGCCGGTCCAGCAGTCTCGATAACAGGTCGGTCCTTCTCTCGCATGTCCATAGCTCGAGGTCCGCCTTTTCGTTTCCCGAATCGACTCCGATAATCACGCGCCCGGGCGAGTAGCTCACCCCAATATCCTTAACCACGCCGAAGTGCGTCCGATCCAGCGCGTCGGCGACTCGAAGAATCGCGGCCAGACCTCGCACCACGCGGCGTCGCGCGGGATTCAGCGCCTTCAAGTCGGGCGAATCGAGCTTCGGCGCTTGCTTGCGATGACCCCGCGCGGCTTGCGCGATCACTTCGATTTCGTCCGGATCGAAGCCGAATAATTCCGCGTTGCGGATCAAGTAGTAAGAATGGCGATTGTGCCGATCGTGATCAATGGCATGCCCGATATCGTGCAAAAGCGCCGCAAATTCGAGTAGTTCCCGCGAGGCTTTCGGCAATCCCAGCACCGGCGCGGTCGCGTCGAACAGCGTCAGCGCCAGCTTCGCGACTTGCTTGCCGTGCTTGTTGGCGCCCGCGAATCGCGACGACAATGCATTCACCGATCTCCGCCGCGAATCGCTCGCCGAGTGCGAATCGATCCCGCGCGCGAGTCCCAGCAGCACCCCCTCGCGCAGCGCCCATGTGCACGCCACCAGCTCCGGCGCCCCCGATTTCCGCATCACGTAGTTCACCAGCGTCGCCGCCGCCGGCATCAGGTCCGCGCGCTTCGCATCCATCCCCGGCAACTCGACGCGCATCGCGGCATTCGCCTCGACCAGGTCGCGCTTCAGCTCCGCGATCTCGCCCGCCGACGCGCTCGCGCCATGCAGCCGTCCGAGCTCCTCGCCGCGCGCCGCACGCGCCATCGCGACCAGCGTGTTGATCGTCCCCGACGTTCCCACCGCGCGCACCACGCCGGCCTTGCGCGTCGCGCGCATCAGCGTGCCGATCTCGCGCTCGAGATGCGCTTCCAGCCGCGCGAGTTGTGCGCGAGTTGGCGGATCGTCGCCGAAGAATCGCTCCGCGAGCCGCGCCACCCCCAGCTTCACGCTGCGCATCCACAGCGGGCGCCCGTCGCGCACCAGCACCAACTCCACGCTGCCGCCGCCCACATCGACCAGCAGATGCGGCCCGCCGTCGAGCCCGAGCGCATGATGCGCCGCCTGAAAAATCAGCCGCGCTTCGTCGAGTCCCGAAATGATCTCGACCGTCAGTCCGGTCTCGCGCTTGATGCGCGCGATAAAATCCGCGCGATTGCGCGCCTCGCGCACTGCGCTGGTCGCCACCGCCCGCAGCCGATCCACCTTGCGCATGCGCGCGAGCCGCTTGAAGTTCACCAGCGCGCGCACCGCCAGATCCATCGCTTCCGGCGTCAGCCGCCCCGTGGTGAATGAGCGCCGCCCCAGCCGCACCATCTCCTTCACCCGATCGACGACTTCGATATGCCCTTCGCGCGACACCTCGGCGACCAGCATATGAACCGAATTTGAACCGACGTCGATCGCAGCAAGACGCATCGCATGCAAAGGTTAGCCGTCCGATCAGGCGATGTCATCTCGATCGATCGCGCATCGCGAAAAATTCGGCGATCGCCGCGGCGCTCGGCGTGAAATGAATGTTACGCTGCGACGATCAAGTCGCGTGATGAAACCATTCGCGTATGATGATCGTATCGGCGCGCCGAATCGCGCCTGGTACTGGTATCTCCCCTTGGCTGCCGCAGCTCCAACCACGATTGAAACCGTCGAATACGGCACCTCCCGCCATAAGTGGCTGATCGCGCTCGCCGTGATGCTCGGCACGACGCTCGAAGTGCTCGACACCTCGATCGTCAACGTCGCGCTGCCGCACATGCAGGGCAGCTTCTCCGCCAGCGTCGATGAAATCGCGTGGGTGCTGACGAGCTATCTCGTCGCCAACGGCATCATGATTCCGATGACCGGATGGATCTCCTCGCGCTTCGGCCGCAAGCGATACTTCCTCACCTCGGTCGCCGTGTTCGTGGTCGCCTCGGGCTTCTGCGGCGCGGCGCGTTCGCTCGATCAGATGGTGCTCTTCCGCCTGATCCAGGGCGCGGCCGGCGCCGCGATGGTTCCGTCGTCGCAGGCAATCCTGATCGAAACCTTCCCGCCCAACGAGCAACAGATGGCGATGGCGACCTGGGGGATGGGCCTGATGGTCGCGCCGATCATGGGCCCCACGCTCGGCGGATGGATCACCGACAACTGGAATTGGCGCTGGAATTTTTTCATCAACCTCCCGATCGGCGCCGCCGCCTTCCTGATGGTCACCACCTTCGTTCACGATCCCGCCTACTTGCAGAAGCGCCGCGCCAAAGGCGGCAAGACCGACTACACCGGCATCATCCTGCTCGTCGTCGGACTCGGCGTGGCGCAACTCGTCCTCGATCGCGGCCAGCGCGCCGATTGGTTCAACTCGCCGTGGATCCTGTGGGGCGCCGTCTTCGCCGCGATTTGCCTGATCGGCTTGACCATCAACGAATTGCATTTTCCCGAGCCGATTCTCGATTTGTCGATCCTCGGAATTCCGGTCTTTACGATGTCCGTGCTGTTGATGGTCGCAATGAGCTTCGCACTGTACGGCACCGGCCTGCTAAATCCGATTTTTTTGCAAGAGTTGATGGGTTATACCGCTTGGCGAGCTGGTTTAGTCCTCGCTCCGCGCGGAATTGGCACGATGGCCGCCATGCTGATGGTCGGACAACTCGCGCGTTTTCGCTATGACACCCGCCCACTGATCGGCGTCGGCTTCCTTCTGATGGCGGTTTCCTTGTGGACGATGTCCGGCTGGAACACCCAGGTCAGCACCTGGACCGTCACCTGGCCAAGCCTCGTGATGGGCGTCGGCATGGGCATGATCTTTCCAACACTCTCGGCGACCACTCTCTCATGCGTGAGCCGCGAGCGCGTCGGTTATGCCGCCAGCCTCTACAACATGATGCGCAATACGGGCGCCGCGATCGGCATCTCCTACATGACGACCGTGCTGGTGAATCACGAACAGACCCATCAGTCATACCTCGCCGAACATTTTTCGGTGTTCGACGCGTGGAAGATGAGCAACGCCGCGCGGTTCGCTCCCGGCAGTCACGGATTTGACTACTCGGCGCAGATTATCGGCGGTCAAAAGCAAGGCTTGGGGATCGTCTATGGAATGATCCAGCGCCAGGCCGCGATGCTTTCCTTCAACGACATCTATCGCGCCCTCGCGATCGTCATGATGCTGCTGATTCCGGTTTTCTTGTTCCTGCGCAAGCCTCAGTCCGGCGCCTCCTCCACCGCCCACTAAGCGTCCGCGACTCCCTATGTCACAGGCGTCAGCCCGTGGTCTTTCTGAGGGCAGTCACCGTGGCACAAAGTGGCACAGGCTTTAGCCTGTGGAGTTACTGACCAACAGTTAGAGGTACTCATTCCGCTCCGGCGCCATTCCATCAGCCTGAGCGGCGGCGGCCGTCCGATACCTCGCCCGTTGTTCAATCGAAGAGAGCCTGCCTTGAGCGAAGTCGAAGGGTCGCCGAAGCGCGTCCGCGATGAGGCGGGTGAGGGTGCAGGGATCGCGCGCCACAGAAAAAAACCGCGATCCTTCGACTCCGGAAGCACTCCGCTCAGAGTTTTGTGAAGATTTGCCGTGTGTTATTCACCTGGTTGTCATTCTGAGGTGAAGCCCTAAGCTCTCGAATGAGGCAGGCTGCCGGTGCCGAGAATCTCGGCCCGGAATTTTTCCTTAGCGCTCTTTCCAGATCGAGTACTTCGGCGGCCAGGTGCCGTGACCGCCCGGATACTTCGCATGCATCGCGCGTTCGATTCCAAACTCGAATGCAAGTTCGTCATTGGTGCTGGTCATCCCGCGCGCGACCTGGTCCTTGCGCACCATTTCGGCAACCTCAGGATCTTCGATCAACTTCGCGCGCCCCATCACGAGGAACTCGTCATCGACGTCAACCGGTGGAAACGTATGCAGCGCGTAGCGGCCGTCCCGGCGCAAATCGTTGCGCTTGTGCGAATCAACAATCAGCGCATAGAGGCGGCCGTTCACGACGGTCGGACAAATCGGATGCAATCGCGGCGCGCCATCCTTCCGCACCGTCGCCAGAAAGGCCAGCCCGACGCCAAACTGGTACAGCAGTTTCTTCCCCGCCTCGGCCATTTCTGGCTCGGCGTTTTCGAAATCGCTCCAGGTAGCCATCGCGAGACACCTCCTGAATTCGTCGCTTAGGGAAAACTGCGCAGGCGGAATACGAACTAGTTTCGCTATCTGTTCGTCAATGTCAAGCCGCGAAACTCAGCTCTTGCGCGGGACGAAGTATTGAGTGCCGGGGCCAGCATCGTCGATCTCGCGGATCAGGCTGGCGAGGTCCTCGGGATTCGCGACGAAATCGATCTCCGAAGTATCGACCACCAGCAGCGGCGCTTCGTCGTAGTAGAAAAAGAAATCGCGATACGCCACCGAGACGCGCTCGAGATACTCGAAACTGATGTGCCGCTCGAAATCGCGATTGCGCTTGCGGAGCCGCTCGCCCAGAACCTCGATCGTAGCGCGCACGTACACCACAAGGTCCGGCTTTTTCATCTCGGCGTCGAGCAATTTGTAAACGCCGTCGTAGAGCTTCAGCTCGTCGGGCGCGAGATTCATGGTCGCGAAGATTCGATCCTTGGCAAAGAGATAGTCGGCGACGGTTGCGGGCGCGAATAGATCCTGCTGCAGCAGTTCGCGCTGCTGATGATGCCGCGTCAGCAGGAAATAAAGCTGCGCCGGGAACGCGTACTTGTCGGGATCCTGGTAGAAGCGCGCGAGGAACGGATTGTTGTCCGCATCCTCGAGAATCAGGCGCGCCTTGAGCTCGCGGCTGAGTGCCTGCGCGAGGCTGGTCTTGCCGACTCCGATGGGACCTTCGACTGCGATATAGCCGCGCGAGCGCATCGGGGGTCGATTGTAGCGCTACGGCGCCACTATCGCGCGTGCCGGATTTTCGGATCGAAATTCGCCGACGCGTCGATCATTTCTTGCGATGCTTCTTCGCTTCGTCGCGCAGCTTGCGGACTTCGTCGTCGGGCGCGTTGGCGCGCTCTTCCAGGTCGGCGGCGGTGTCGTAGTCGGGCGGCGACTTGCGCAGATAGACCTGCGCGAGTTCCATGTTGGCGGCCTTGTCGTCCGGATATGCGCCGATCACGTCGTTCAGCAGCTTGAAGGTCGCGTCCGGAGTGCCCGCGGCTTTGGCGGCATCGTTGATTTTATGCATCAGCGAGTTGCCCTGCGGACCGAGGTCCGGATTTTTGTGCGCCTGCGCGAGCAGCATCGCGGCCCGCACGCCCTGATCGTAAGTGTTCATCGCCGCGGCGTATTTCTTTTCCTGCAACTGTTGGTCGCCTTGCTTTTCGATCTCGGGAAGCGCGTCGCTGAGCGCGGTCAGAGCCTTTTCGCGCGCCGCCTTGATACGCGTCTGCAAAAGGATGTCCTTTAGTTGGCGGAGCCCGTCTTCGGTCTTGCCGGCCTTGATCTCGTCGAGCGCCTTGCCGGACGAGTTGGCCAGGTCCTGCAGTTGTTTGTAGAGCCGCGTCTTGTCCATCAGCTTCTGATCGGTGGGATCGAGCATCGAGGCAGCCGTGTATTCGCGCGCGGCGCCTTCCTGATCGCCGAGCGCTTCATCGATATGCGCGAGCGACTTGTGCGCATCGACGTCGTTCGGATCGGCCTTGATGGAAAGTTCGAGTTCCTTTTTCGCGCCTTCGAGATCGCGCTTTTCGAACAAATCCTCCGCCTTGTAGAGATGCTTCTTGCCCTCGGAC belongs to Candidatus Binatus sp. and includes:
- a CDS encoding thymidylate kinase codes for the protein MESRPPQAKNWYGHGLPYIAKKRLPGHLIAIEGTDGVGRSTQIQLLRPWLELEGYAVSNTGWTRSPLLSETINEAKAGHQLTVTTFSLLYAADFADRLEHEILPALQAGFIVIADRYMYTAFARNTVMGANPAWTRDVFGMALVPDLVLYLDIDVETLIPRVIMGKGMDYWESGMHLALGSDLFDSFERYQSRLIEEYRRLADEFGFITVDARAPADEVQAELRRHIAEYLRGAAVGPAAEPATAESANGPSTRKE
- a CDS encoding thymidylate kinase, yielding MREKDRPVIETAGPAGGAAAIAAIEPSANGHPSAPAAEAKPAAKSLLDTPHPYPGRLIAVEGIDGSGKSTQLLLLERWLRSRGYPVHFTEWNSSRLVRHSMQRGKKKNLLTPTTFSLLHAVDFADRFTYQILPPLKAGMIVLADRYVYTAFARDVARGVHPDWVRAVYSGALRPDLTLYFRVPIDVSLERLLSGRAKLKYHEAGMDVGLSTDPVESFRLFQSRVLTIYDQLTFEFGMRSIDATAEIPAQQKIVRTMVQEILRDYDRQRARGNHGIAPATS
- a CDS encoding Ppx/GppA phosphatase family protein, producing the protein MRLAAIDVGSNSVHMLVAEVSREGHIEVVDRVKEMVRLGRRSFTTGRLTPEAMDLAVRALVNFKRLARMRKVDRLRAVATSAVREARNRADFIARIKRETGLTVEIISGLDEARLIFQAAHHALGLDGGPHLLVDVGGGSVELVLVRDGRPLWMRSVKLGVARLAERFFGDDPPTRAQLARLEAHLEREIGTLMRATRKAGVVRAVGTSGTINTLVAMARAARGEELGRLHGASASAGEIAELKRDLVEANAAMRVELPGMDAKRADLMPAAATLVNYVMRKSGAPELVACTWALREGVLLGLARGIDSHSASDSRRRSVNALSSRFAGANKHGKQVAKLALTLFDATAPVLGLPKASRELLEFAALLHDIGHAIDHDRHNRHSYYLIRNAELFGFDPDEIEVIAQAARGHRKQAPKLDSPDLKALNPARRRVVRGLAAILRVADALDRTHFGVVKDIGVSYSPGRVIIGVDSGNEKADLELWTCERRTDLLSRLLDRQVVLQR
- a CDS encoding DHA2 family efflux MFS transporter permease subunit, with translation MKPFAYDDRIGAPNRAWYWYLPLAAAAPTTIETVEYGTSRHKWLIALAVMLGTTLEVLDTSIVNVALPHMQGSFSASVDEIAWVLTSYLVANGIMIPMTGWISSRFGRKRYFLTSVAVFVVASGFCGAARSLDQMVLFRLIQGAAGAAMVPSSQAILIETFPPNEQQMAMATWGMGLMVAPIMGPTLGGWITDNWNWRWNFFINLPIGAAAFLMVTTFVHDPAYLQKRRAKGGKTDYTGIILLVVGLGVAQLVLDRGQRADWFNSPWILWGAVFAAICLIGLTINELHFPEPILDLSILGIPVFTMSVLLMVAMSFALYGTGLLNPIFLQELMGYTAWRAGLVLAPRGIGTMAAMLMVGQLARFRYDTRPLIGVGFLLMAVSLWTMSGWNTQVSTWTVTWPSLVMGVGMGMIFPTLSATTLSCVSRERVGYAASLYNMMRNTGAAIGISYMTTVLVNHEQTHQSYLAEHFSVFDAWKMSNAARFAPGSHGFDYSAQIIGGQKQGLGIVYGMIQRQAAMLSFNDIYRALAIVMMLLIPVFLFLRKPQSGASSTAH
- a CDS encoding pyridoxamine 5'-phosphate oxidase family protein, which produces MATWSDFENAEPEMAEAGKKLLYQFGVGLAFLATVRKDGAPRLHPICPTVVNGRLYALIVDSHKRNDLRRDGRYALHTFPPVDVDDEFLVMGRAKLIEDPEVAEMVRKDQVARGMTSTNDELAFEFGIERAMHAKYPGGHGTWPPKYSIWKER
- a CDS encoding deoxynucleoside kinase, giving the protein MRSRGYIAVEGPIGVGKTSLAQALSRELKARLILEDADNNPFLARFYQDPDKYAFPAQLYFLLTRHHQQRELLQQDLFAPATVADYLFAKDRIFATMNLAPDELKLYDGVYKLLDAEMKKPDLVVYVRATIEVLGERLRKRNRDFERHISFEYLERVSVAYRDFFFYYDEAPLLVVDTSEIDFVANPEDLASLIREIDDAGPGTQYFVPRKS
- a CDS encoding lipopolysaccharide assembly protein LapB — translated: MRTAISRALILSLLIAIPVVTGCQSEGKKHLYKAEDLFEKRDLEGAKKELELSIKADPNDVDAHKSLAHIDEALGDQEGAAREYTAASMLDPTDQKLMDKTRLYKQLQDLANSSGKALDEIKAGKTEDGLRQLKDILLQTRIKAAREKALTALSDALPEIEKQGDQQLQEKKYAAAMNTYDQGVRAAMLLAQAHKNPDLGPQGNSLMHKINDAAKAAGTPDATFKLLNDVIGAYPDDKAANMELAQVYLRKSPPDYDTAADLEERANAPDDEVRKLRDEAKKHRKK